A genomic segment from Alphaproteobacteria bacterium encodes:
- the gyrB gene encoding DNA topoisomerase (ATP-hydrolyzing) subunit B produces the protein MKEKQVQDSQDLESFSPALENNYDADSIKVLRGLDAVRKRPGMYIGDTDDGSGLHHMVYEVVDNAIDEALAGYCTLVEVILNVDGSVTVRDNGRGIPVSIHKEEGVSAAEVIMTQLHAGGKFDQNSYKVSGGLHGVGVSVVNALSEKLDLVIWRDGSEHVMHFSNGVAIAPLSIRAKIDAKKTGTEVRFLPSKETFSKTEFDFATLEHRLRELAFLNSGVRLILTDERKAEATKVELYYQGGLEAFIRYLDKTKNPLHGNLIAFNAQKDNIVVEIAMEWTDSYHETMLCFTNNIPQRDGGTHLAGFRGALTRQINLFASQSPLMKKDKINLSGDDAREGLSCVLSVKVPDPKFSSQTKDKLVSSEVRPVVESLVNEKLNQWFEEHPAECKKIIGKVIEAATAREAARKARELTRRKGALDMASLPGKLADCQEKDPTLAELFIVEGDSAGGSAKQGRNRKFQAILPLRGKILNVERARFDKMLASQEIGTLITALGTSIGREEFDINKARYHKVIIMTDADVDGAHIRTLLLTFFYRQMPELIEKGYLYIAQPPLYRVKKGNAERYLKNDEQLEDYLLELGLESIILQSPEGQVLRKGQDLKFMLDLARTTRNLLIPIIRKVGNYFIVEQAAIYGLLNADKLNSNMSDTFIKSFIDKLNIQSMTENESWSATIHTEGGMMVQKISQTGKERYTLDPSLLRYREIHQLESILPQLSEYFMQPITLKIKDEIIPVTGPVQLFETVLELSKKGVSIQRYKGLGEMNPDQLWHTTLDPSIRSLLQVKISHVDEAEEVFSTLMGDVVEPRREFIQVNALNVANLDI, from the coding sequence ATGAAAGAAAAACAAGTGCAAGATTCGCAAGATTTGGAATCTTTTTCCCCTGCGTTAGAAAATAATTATGATGCTGATTCAATTAAAGTTTTACGTGGCTTAGATGCTGTTCGTAAACGACCTGGTATGTATATTGGAGATACAGATGATGGATCGGGGTTGCATCATATGGTTTATGAAGTTGTTGATAACGCTATTGACGAAGCTCTTGCAGGATATTGTACATTAGTTGAAGTAATTTTAAATGTAGATGGATCTGTAACGGTACGTGACAATGGCCGGGGTATACCTGTCAGTATTCATAAAGAAGAGGGTGTATCTGCAGCAGAGGTTATTATGACACAACTTCATGCAGGCGGAAAATTTGATCAAAATTCATATAAAGTATCGGGTGGACTGCACGGTGTTGGTGTGTCTGTCGTTAATGCATTATCGGAAAAATTAGATTTAGTAATCTGGCGTGATGGGTCAGAACATGTGATGCATTTCTCAAATGGTGTGGCTATAGCTCCTTTGTCTATCAGGGCAAAGATTGATGCCAAAAAAACGGGTACAGAAGTTAGATTTTTACCTTCAAAAGAAACTTTTAGTAAGACAGAATTTGATTTTGCAACACTAGAACACAGACTGCGTGAACTTGCGTTTTTAAATTCAGGTGTTCGCCTTATTTTAACGGATGAGCGTAAAGCAGAAGCTACAAAAGTTGAATTGTATTATCAAGGTGGTTTAGAAGCTTTTATTCGATATTTGGATAAAACAAAAAACCCACTTCATGGCAATTTAATTGCATTCAATGCTCAAAAAGATAATATCGTTGTTGAAATTGCAATGGAATGGACGGATAGCTACCATGAAACAATGTTGTGCTTTACGAATAATATTCCCCAGCGTGACGGTGGTACCCATTTAGCTGGTTTTAGAGGTGCGCTAACAAGACAGATTAATTTATTTGCATCCCAAAGTCCTTTGATGAAAAAAGATAAAATTAACTTATCAGGAGATGATGCAAGAGAAGGGTTAAGTTGTGTTTTATCTGTAAAAGTACCAGATCCAAAATTTTCATCTCAAACAAAAGATAAACTTGTATCTTCTGAAGTAAGACCGGTTGTTGAATCTCTTGTGAATGAAAAATTAAATCAATGGTTTGAAGAGCATCCTGCGGAATGCAAAAAGATTATTGGTAAAGTTATAGAGGCAGCAACAGCCCGGGAAGCAGCGCGTAAGGCACGGGAATTAACAAGACGTAAGGGGGCCCTAGATATGGCATCTTTACCTGGAAAATTAGCAGATTGCCAAGAAAAAGATCCAACTTTAGCTGAACTTTTTATTGTCGAGGGCGATTCAGCCGGTGGGTCTGCAAAACAGGGTCGTAACCGTAAATTTCAAGCTATATTACCTTTACGGGGGAAAATTTTAAATGTTGAACGTGCTCGTTTTGATAAAATGTTAGCTAGCCAAGAAATTGGAACTTTAATTACAGCATTGGGGACAAGTATTGGACGTGAAGAATTTGATATAAATAAAGCACGATATCATAAAGTGATTATTATGACAGATGCGGATGTTGATGGTGCACATATTCGAACCTTGCTTTTAACGTTTTTCTATCGACAAATGCCCGAATTAATAGAGAAAGGTTATCTTTATATTGCACAACCACCCCTATATCGTGTTAAGAAAGGGAATGCAGAACGTTATTTAAAAAATGATGAACAATTAGAAGATTATTTATTAGAGCTTGGTTTAGAATCCATAATTTTACAATCTCCTGAAGGACAAGTGTTGCGTAAAGGACAAGATCTTAAATTTATGCTTGATCTCGCGCGTACAACACGTAATTTATTGATACCTATAATTCGTAAAGTAGGAAATTATTTTATTGTTGAACAAGCAGCTATTTATGGATTGCTGAATGCTGACAAATTAAATTCTAATATGTCAGATACATTTATTAAATCTTTTATTGATAAACTTAATATCCAATCCATGACAGAAAACGAATCTTGGTCTGCAACTATTCATACAGAGGGGGGTATGATGGTACAGAAAATATCCCAAACGGGTAAAGAGCGATATACATTAGATCCATCTTTGCTTCGGTATCGTGAGATTCATCAATTGGAATCTATATTACCACAATTATCCGAATATTTTATGCAACCCATTACATTAAAAATTAAAGATGAAATAATTCCTGTAACTGGTCCTGTGCAATTATTTGAAACAGTTCTTGAATTATCAAAAAAAGGCGTATCTATCCAACGTTATAAAGGTTTAGGAGAAATGAACCCGGATCAATTGTGGCATACAACTTTGGATCCATCGATTAGAAGCTTGCTTCAAGTTAAAATTTCACATGTTGATGAAGCAGAAGAAGTTTTTTCAACTTTGATGGGGGATGTTGTTGAACCAAGAAGGGAGTTTATCCAAGTGAATGCATTGAATGTTGCTAATTTAGATATTTGA
- the recF gene encoding DNA replication/repair protein RecF yields MPAITSLTLSNFRSYYHTTFDLLPNPVALVGANGSGKTNILEALSFLAPGRGLRRAKLHVIRNNKNTSYHDWGVRAVVQKLDYKTCISTGYQGSVDNSETLKIKRIIKIDDVLQSNQSSLLDLLNVVWLTPQMERIFSEGALERRRFIDKLVHFFDPDHSDRIARFDHFMKQRLQILKTYSINHKISLWLDALEKQLAELAIAISDSRSNLINILNTVDKDYMEIFPWLHLQMKGIIEDWLNILPALEVEEKYMALLAETRIQDKETQTMSIGPHRSDLLVVNKTNSMAAAECSTGEQKVLLIGLILAYAYAQKTIKGTGPLLLLDEIAAHLDETKKSYLFKILLNIKSQFWLTGLTREAFSSIAQDIQFLTISKSVVYQL; encoded by the coding sequence GGTAAAACTAATATTTTAGAAGCTCTTTCTTTTTTAGCACCAGGCCGAGGTTTGAGACGCGCAAAATTACATGTTATTAGAAATAATAAAAATACATCTTATCATGATTGGGGGGTTCGTGCCGTTGTACAAAAATTAGATTATAAAACTTGTATTAGCACAGGGTATCAAGGGTCGGTTGATAATAGCGAAACATTAAAAATTAAAAGAATTATTAAAATAGATGATGTTCTTCAATCTAATCAATCGTCACTCTTGGATCTCCTTAATGTTGTTTGGTTAACCCCCCAAATGGAAAGAATTTTTTCTGAAGGTGCTTTAGAAAGGCGTCGGTTTATTGATAAGCTTGTCCATTTTTTTGATCCTGATCATTCTGATAGAATCGCCCGTTTTGATCATTTTATGAAACAAAGATTACAGATTTTAAAAACTTATTCAATAAATCACAAAATTTCTTTGTGGTTGGATGCCTTGGAAAAACAATTAGCAGAATTAGCGATAGCTATTTCGGATTCAAGATCAAATTTAATCAATATACTCAATACTGTTGATAAAGATTATATGGAAATTTTTCCTTGGCTCCACTTACAAATGAAAGGTATAATAGAGGATTGGTTAAATATTTTACCAGCTTTAGAAGTTGAAGAAAAGTATATGGCTTTATTAGCGGAAACTCGCATCCAAGATAAAGAAACGCAAACGATGTCTATCGGACCTCATCGCAGTGATCTTTTGGTTGTAAATAAAACAAATTCTATGGCAGCTGCTGAATGTTCAACAGGTGAACAAAAAGTATTATTAATAGGATTAATTTTAGCCTATGCTTATGCACAAAAAACAATAAAAGGAACTGGGCCTCTACTTTTATTAGATGAAATTGCAGCCCATTTGGATGAAACAAAAAAATCTTATTTATTTAAGATTTTGCTTAATATAAAAAGCCAATTTTGGTTAACTGGTTTAACAAGAGAGGCTTTCTCGTCTATTGCTCAAGACATACAATTTTTAACAATTAGCAAAAGTGTAGTTTATCAATTATGA